Proteins from a single region of Argiope bruennichi chromosome 6, qqArgBrue1.1, whole genome shotgun sequence:
- the LOC129971646 gene encoding 60S ribosomal protein L13a-like, producing MTGFSEKPIIIDARGHLLGRLAAITAKTLLNGQKVTVVRCEGINISGSFFRSKLKYLSFLRKRCNINPSRGPFHFRAPSKIFWRTVRGMLPHKTKRGDAALERLKVFEGIPPPYDKKKRMVVPAALRVLKLHPRRKYCSLSRLSHEVGWKYQEVINTLEVKRKAKAAAYYGKKKRDEKLKQLAIQKVAKHIEPQRKILQSYGYDV from the exons atgaCGGGCTTTTCAGAAAAA CCAATTATAATTGATGCCAGGGGACACCTCCTTGGTCGATTAGCAGCAATAACTGCAAAAACTTTGCTTAATG GACAAAAAGTAACAGTTGTAAGATGTGAAGGTATAAACATATCTGGAAGCTTTTTTAGGAGTAAAT TGAAGTATCTGTCTTTCTTACGCAAACGATGCAACATCAACCCATCCCGTGGTCCCTTCCACTTCAGGGCCCCCAGCAAGATTTTCTGGAGAACTGTGCGAGGCATGCTCCCTCACAAGACAAAACGTGGGGATGCTGCTCTGGAACGTCTGAAGGTCTTTGAGGGAATCCCACCTCCATATGATAAGAAGAAGAGGATGGTTGTGCCTGCTGCTCTCAGAGTTTTAAAGTTGCACCCGAGGCGTAAA taTTGTTCTTTGAGTCGTCTATCTCATGAAGTGGGCTGGAAATACCAGGAAGTGATTAACACCTTGGAAGTAAAAAGGAAAGCTAAGGCTGCTGCATATTATGGAAAGAAGAAGCGTGATGAG AAACTGAAGCAGTTAGCCATCCAAAAGGTAGCAAAACATATTGAACCACAAAGAAAAATTCTGCAATCTTATGGGTATGATGTGTAg